A DNA window from Pseudarthrobacter sp. W1I19 contains the following coding sequences:
- a CDS encoding SRPBCC domain-containing protein — MTNNLSVVINADAPQVWTMLREPSKVAQWHGWQAEDLDAEIKQIYFSGDEEESPDHTSFTVHGGDVFELHPEPNGTRVSITRAALDHNSEWAAWDEDITQGWLTFLQQLRFALERHPHGKRHTLFLQVPGGPGSAVEKLGLSDVPAPGKEYTLTLPTGEEISGKVWYRSNHQVGLTVHSYAEHGDGLLIVADQPKIADVRPEGGSLVIISTYDLGAARVDAIRSSWDSWRAENYPTAEPVS; from the coding sequence ATGACTAACAATCTGAGCGTTGTGATCAATGCTGACGCGCCGCAGGTCTGGACGATGCTGCGCGAACCGTCCAAGGTGGCCCAATGGCACGGCTGGCAGGCCGAGGACCTGGACGCCGAGATCAAGCAGATCTACTTCTCAGGGGACGAGGAGGAGTCGCCGGACCACACCAGCTTCACAGTGCACGGCGGCGACGTCTTCGAGCTCCACCCGGAGCCGAACGGGACGCGCGTCAGCATCACCCGGGCAGCGCTGGACCATAATTCGGAATGGGCCGCCTGGGATGAAGACATCACCCAAGGTTGGCTGACCTTCCTGCAGCAGCTCCGCTTTGCCCTCGAACGCCATCCACACGGCAAGCGCCATACCCTGTTCCTCCAGGTGCCCGGCGGCCCGGGTTCGGCGGTCGAAAAACTCGGCCTTTCGGACGTTCCTGCCCCGGGCAAGGAGTACACGCTGACCTTGCCCACCGGCGAGGAGATCTCCGGGAAGGTCTGGTACCGGAGCAACCACCAGGTGGGGCTCACCGTCCACAGCTACGCGGAGCATGGCGACGGCCTGTTGATTGTGGCCGACCAGCCAAAGATTGCCGATGTCCGGCCCGAGGGCGGCTCGCTGGTCATTATTTCCACCTACGACCTGGGCGCGGCCAGGGTCGATGCGATCCGCTCGTCCTGGGACTCCTGGCGGGCTGAGAACTACCCCACAGCGGAACCGGTGAGCTGA
- a CDS encoding VOC family protein has protein sequence MLRVRPLHFTSRTDVWELLLTELGMVRSENEPGWQVFDAGSGRLALHAVPDGAAEDGTTAFAVEVGDLAEFARRTNLSAQDVGTNPAEIITAGHGETCRITAPDGFTFLADKAVHMALCVDADPALAVVGVWFTEDPASASRTLQHVGARPRPVPDADETADFTAKNGGVLLVRPAAGPPRSGLGFEYDGGLEPLRARLASAGFEATVTEEAFGSTLHVANPDAGSGADHVPAAVWVSGHRPMG, from the coding sequence ATGCTGCGTGTCCGTCCGCTCCATTTCACGTCCAGGACCGATGTCTGGGAGCTGCTGCTCACCGAGTTGGGCATGGTCCGCAGCGAAAACGAGCCCGGGTGGCAGGTCTTCGACGCGGGTTCGGGCCGCCTTGCCCTCCACGCCGTGCCGGACGGAGCAGCCGAGGACGGAACCACCGCGTTCGCAGTGGAGGTGGGCGACCTTGCGGAGTTCGCCCGCCGCACCAACCTCTCAGCCCAGGATGTTGGAACCAACCCCGCGGAAATCATCACGGCGGGCCACGGCGAAACCTGCCGGATCACCGCACCGGACGGATTCACTTTCCTGGCTGACAAAGCCGTCCACATGGCCCTGTGCGTCGATGCTGACCCGGCCCTGGCGGTCGTTGGCGTGTGGTTTACGGAGGATCCCGCCTCGGCAAGCCGGACCCTGCAGCATGTTGGCGCCCGTCCGCGCCCCGTTCCCGACGCGGACGAAACCGCCGATTTCACGGCCAAAAACGGAGGGGTGCTTCTGGTGCGTCCGGCCGCGGGTCCGCCCCGGTCCGGCTTGGGTTTTGAGTACGACGGCGGCCTGGAACCATTGCGGGCACGCCTCGCCTCCGCGGGGTTTGAGGCAACGGTGACGGAGGAGGCCTTTGGCAGCACTCTCCACGTGGCCAATCCGGATGCCGGGTCCGGCGCGGACCACGTGCCGGCCGCGGTGTGGGTCTCTGGGCACCGTCCCATGGGGTAG
- a CDS encoding DUF6707 family protein → MTETPAARNYSEQQAGSLTTGSHILLPDGERTAEIRQVELEQDDFGAPALVLASLSGGGTLRIAVGTSVTVVDAVLDGVTQLPLQAIPAGVAGTAGETGPVKEAGLKQPGGEPAGAPAAPAVVVPPLPAVPPAATGPGEEELALIPAPKGTPESVVEAAAEAHPDAEGVLLLADRLAKGVNFKSGSCLKDLSDLAHELFITLKDADGSLAVADLLNVLPYDGNPGRWASVEASLALSSYICRQNGQEARAEVYEKLLRTPENQETDPFKARMAAKVRQRSLNEPNLYDKEIFRSIDNANHDAEREWRLLRLESLLFLRAHGGSETILPGELERRISNELEAVRS, encoded by the coding sequence ATGACCGAAACACCAGCCGCCCGGAACTACAGCGAACAGCAGGCTGGATCTCTGACCACCGGCAGCCACATCCTGCTGCCGGACGGTGAGCGGACAGCGGAAATCCGCCAGGTTGAGCTTGAGCAGGACGATTTCGGCGCGCCCGCGCTGGTCCTCGCCAGCCTGTCCGGCGGAGGCACCTTGCGCATCGCCGTGGGCACGTCGGTGACGGTGGTGGACGCAGTGCTCGACGGCGTCACCCAGCTTCCGCTGCAGGCCATCCCCGCCGGGGTGGCCGGCACCGCCGGGGAAACGGGACCCGTTAAGGAGGCCGGGCTGAAGCAGCCCGGCGGAGAGCCGGCTGGGGCACCTGCGGCTCCCGCCGTCGTCGTGCCACCCCTGCCTGCCGTCCCGCCGGCGGCCACCGGCCCAGGCGAGGAGGAACTGGCCCTGATCCCGGCGCCGAAGGGGACGCCGGAATCTGTGGTGGAAGCCGCGGCCGAAGCCCACCCGGATGCGGAAGGCGTGCTGCTGCTGGCCGACCGGCTGGCGAAGGGGGTCAACTTCAAGTCCGGCAGCTGCCTGAAAGACCTTAGCGACCTCGCCCACGAGCTCTTCATCACCCTCAAGGATGCGGACGGTTCCCTGGCCGTCGCGGACCTGCTCAACGTCCTGCCTTATGACGGGAACCCGGGCCGGTGGGCCTCCGTGGAAGCCTCCTTGGCTCTGTCCAGCTACATCTGCCGGCAGAACGGCCAGGAAGCGCGGGCCGAGGTCTACGAAAAGCTGCTCCGCACCCCGGAAAACCAGGAAACGGACCCCTTCAAGGCCCGGATGGCCGCCAAGGTGCGGCAGCGCTCGCTCAACGAGCCCAACCTGTATGACAAGGAAATTTTCCGGTCCATCGATAACGCCAACCACGATGCAGAGCGCGAATGGCGGCTGCTGCGGCTCGAATCCCTGTTGTTCCTGCGGGCACACGGAGGTTCGGAGACCATCCTGCCCGGAGAGCTCGAGCGCCGCATCAGCAACGAACTTGAGGCCGTCCGCTCCTGA
- a CDS encoding NUDIX hydrolase family protein, which yields MNVRTPDPNPGWLSEEDLFEARGRLPMVYVEAVPVRLDPLGFVNEVGTLLQADEDGTMVRSLVSGRVIYRETIRAALLRHMEKDLGPLAFPQLPISPVPFTVAEYFPAPSQTGFTDERQHAVSLAYVIPVTGECEPRQDALELTWMTPAEVLSPGVQMEFTGGRGGLIRQALAFAGVGF from the coding sequence ATGAACGTGCGCACACCTGACCCGAATCCCGGCTGGCTCTCCGAAGAAGACCTTTTTGAGGCGCGCGGGCGGCTGCCCATGGTGTACGTGGAGGCTGTGCCGGTCCGGCTCGATCCGCTGGGTTTCGTCAACGAAGTGGGAACCCTGCTCCAGGCCGACGAGGACGGCACCATGGTCCGTTCGCTGGTGTCCGGGCGCGTCATCTACCGCGAAACCATCCGGGCAGCCCTTCTCCGGCACATGGAAAAGGACCTTGGCCCGCTGGCGTTCCCGCAGCTGCCCATCAGCCCCGTTCCCTTCACGGTGGCGGAGTACTTTCCTGCCCCGTCCCAGACCGGCTTCACCGATGAGCGGCAACACGCCGTGTCCCTGGCCTACGTCATCCCGGTGACGGGCGAATGCGAACCGCGCCAGGACGCCCTGGAGCTGACCTGGATGACCCCCGCGGAAGTCCTGAGCCCCGGCGTTCAGATGGAGTTCACCGGCGGGCGCGGCGGCCTGATCCGGCAGGCGCTGGCCTTCGCGGGCGTAGGGTTCTGA